The Odocoileus virginianus isolate 20LAN1187 ecotype Illinois chromosome 2, Ovbor_1.2, whole genome shotgun sequence genomic interval GCAATACCTCAGTGGACCACCCCCCTCCTCTTACAGCCTTTTCAGGCTCTTCCCTCAAAGTTGCATGGTCATCTCTCTTCAGCTGGGCATTCATAATAAAAAGTACTGTATCTTTCTTGGatgcttttttcctttacttttttgtGTTATGGTAGAATACACCATAAAATGTAGCATCTTGGCCATTCTTAGGTGTATACTTCAGTGTATTAATTACATTCATAATGCTGTGCTGTCATCACcaccattcatctccagaactcttttcatcttgtaaaattgAAACTCTATACCTGTTAAATAACTCCCCatggcaaccactattctactttctgtttctttgatttgATATCTAGATACCTCACATAAGTGGAGTCAAACAGCATTTGTCTTCTTGTGACTGAATTATTTCACCTAGAATAATGTGCTCAAGATTCATCATGTTTTAGCATGTTgcagaatttcttccttttttaatgctgagtatcttatcatatatatatgtgtgtgtatatatatatatatatatatgcacacacaccatATCTTGCTTACCCAAgatctatcaatggacacttgagttgcttccactttttagcCATTTTGAATAATGTTGCGTTGAACATGTgtatacaaatatttcttaaaggcTCAGAAGTTGGTTTtccagatcatatggtaattctgtttttaattttttgaggaactgtcaaactgttttccatgacAGCTGTACCAttgtacattcccaccagtagtgcatAAAGATTcaaatttctccatatcctcaaaaacactttttttttttaatagtaaccTAATAGGTATGAAGCAGTATCTAACTGGTaattgtgatttgcatttccctaattattAGTGAtggtgaacattttttcatgttatCATTGGCCAATTTGGCCATTCAtctatcttctctggagaaatgtctgttttagtCCTTTGCTCAGTTTTGAGTTGGGTTATTCTGTTGTTGCTGAGTTTTAGTTCTCTAAATATTCTGGGTTTTAGTCTTTTATCATATATATGGcttacaaacattttctcccattggATTGTCCTTTTACTCTCAAGTGTTTTATTAATGCACAAAATTTGTAAATTTTCATAAGATGCATTGTTTCAgcatctttaattctttttcagcaGGGTGTCTGGCCTTcaataataatttctttaatccaataaaaataaattaaaagttctTTGTAATAGGAATGATAAGACTAAGTAGAGAAGTTCTGTTATTTTCTGCCAGGGAATAAAACATAGTATCTGGtgagttcctttaaaaaaaaaaaagtttcagagaaTATATAGAACCTGCaaaccttcccacaaagaaaatgtaaacactGAGGGATGGAAGGTGAATTTACTTTACCTTTTTGGCATCATCACCATGACATTTCATTACAACAAACATTGCCTGAAGTTAGTTCAAATTCCCATTCTATTCACTTGTTACAGTTTTTCCCTCAAGCAATCAAGGAAGAAACGTGTCCACTGCTTTAAGAGGTGCCAGCAATCTTATTTTTGTTCAGCTGTCCCAATGGGGTTTTCTCCAAGTAAATCTACTCAGGTTTCTGCTTTGCGTATGGATTCAAAAGTGGGTGATCACTTAATGCAAAGGACTAAGAAAAGCAAATTGGAGCCAGTGACTCAGTTATTTCAAAACACCAAGAAAATAAGATTAGAAGATCCAAATAAAGAAGTCTTTACAAGGAGCAAAGACACTGGCACAGGATATCTTTCAGACAAAGCCTTGGGTCCAGTAATGTGTGTTAAAGAAAGTGATGGGAAATGACAGACTTTGAATGAAGTTATTTTGTACATTACTAAAGAAACCAAAAGTGGCTTTTAACTAAGAGGGCCTGATGAATGAGAGCCTTACcttattcagctcagttcagttcagttcagtcactcagtcgtgtccgactctttgcgaccccatgcatcgcagcaccccaggcctccctgtccatcaccaactcctggagtttactcaaactcatgcccatcgaggtggtgatgccatccagccatctcatcctctgtcgcccccttctcctcctgcccccaatccctcccagtatcagagtcttttccaatgagtcaactcttcgcatgaggtggccaaagtactggagtttcagcttcagcatcagtccttccaatgaatacccaggactgatctccttcaggatgtactggttggatctccctgcagtccaagagactgtcaagagtcttctccaacaccatagttcaaaagcatcaactctttggcgctcagctttcttcacagtccaactctcacatccgtatatgaccactggaaaaaccatagccttgactagatggacctttgttggcaatgtaatgtctctgctttttaatatgctatctaggttggtcataactttccttccaaggagtaagcatcttttaatatcatggctgcagtcaccatctgcagtgatattggagcccccaaaaataaagtctgacactgtttccattgtctccccatctatttcccatgaggtgatgggaccagatgccatgatcttagttatctgaatgttgagctttaagccaaccttttcactctcctctttcactttcatcaagaggatctttagttcttcttcatctctgccataagggtggtgtcatctgcatatctaaggttattgatatttctcccagcaaacttgattccagcttgtgcttcttccagcccagtgtttctcatgatgtactctacatataagttaaataagcaaggtgacaatatacagccttgacgtactttttttcctatttggaaccagtctgttgttccatgtccagttctaactgttgcttcctgatctgcatacaggtttctcaagaagcaggtcaggtggtctggtattcccatctctttcagaattttccacagtttattgtgatccacacagtcgaaggccttggcgtagtcaacaaagcagaaatagatgtttttctggaactctcttgcttttttgatgatccagcagatatgggcaatttgatctctggttccttggcattttctaaaaccagcttgaacatctggaagttctcggtttatgtattgctgaagcctggcttagagaatttcgagcattactttactagcgtgtgagatgcgtGCAGTTAAGCaatagtttgagcgttctttgggattgcctttcttagggattggaatgaaaactgaccttttccagtcctgtggccactgccgagttttccaaatttgctggcatattgagtgcagcacattcacagcatcatctttcagatttgaaatagctcaactggaattccatcacctccactagctttgttcatagtgatgctttctaaggcccacttgacttcacagtccaggatgtgtggctctaggtgagtgatcacaccattgtgattatctgcgtcatgaagatc includes:
- the C2H2orf15 gene encoding uncharacterized protein C2orf15 homolog; this translates as MTFHYNKHCLKLVQIPILFTCYSFSLKQSRKKRVHCFKRCQQSYFCSAVPMGFSPSKSTQVSALRMDSKVGDHLMQRTKKSKLEPVTQLFQNTKKIRLEDPNKEVFTRSKDTGTGYLSDKALGPVMCVKESDGK